The DNA region ATCTCAGCTTGCACTTTTTGAAGTTTCTCCCTATTGGTATTTGAAGGATCTGCCTCAAACAATGCCTCATGAGCTTTGATGACTTCTTCAAGATTAGTGATATTCTGGAAGAAATCACCATACGCTATTTTACTCCACTGAGACAACACCTTCTTCAGCTTCTTAAGCTTGACATTAAAGGTCATGAAAGAATTGGCCACCACATCTGTCTGCCAATTGTCCTTCACAAGCTGTAGAAAATCTGCATGCTTTGTCTAGAAATTTAAGAACTTAAAAGATTTCTTAAATTGCCGCACCTCCTGTTTACATTCTACTAGAAGTGGAGAGTGATCAGACCCCAACTTGATTAAGTGGCTAACATCCAGACCTGGAAATTGCTGTTACAGTTCAAAATTTCCAAGGCATCTATCTAGCCTCTTGAACACACATTCATCTGCAGCCCttccattccaccaggtgaaaATGCTTCCTTTATAACCCAAGTCACTAAGATTACAGGACTGAATACAATTTCTGAAGTCCTCTACTTCATTCAAAGTTACAGGTAAGCCACCATATTTCTCCTCCTCCTCTACaatgacattgaaatctccacCAACCAGCCAAGAGAGAGTCATGTCTGATGCAAGATTATACATGGAATCCCACAGTTCAATTCTCTCACTTCTGTCACACTTAGCATAAACTAGAGTGACTATCATATCAAAATCAGTATTCCAATTGAATAATTTCAAAGTAAGCTGTTGGTCAGTGTCCATTAACACTGTGACTTCATACTCCACATCAATAAAAGCCCATATTTTTCAAGATACATTGTTCATAGCAGTCTTAATTCCCAGCCTTCTCCTATAAGATTCTAACTTATAAGCCTGTTGAAATGGTTCCATCAAACCTATAAGAAAGAACTTACATTTTGTATGCATTGTTAAAAGCCTCTTAAAAGCTTATTTCGTGTTTACTGATCTTATGTTCCAAATTAGTGCATTCATCACTAAAGTTGGGATTTAGATGCAGTTCTTCTTGTGTGCACCCCAATGATATGAGATGCATGATTCTCTTTGACATGTTTCCTCCATCCTTTGCCAATAAACTTCTCTACCTGCTTGGGAGATAAATCCCCCTCC from Lycium barbarum isolate Lr01 chromosome 10, ASM1917538v2, whole genome shotgun sequence includes:
- the LOC132613048 gene encoding uncharacterized protein LOC132613048 encodes the protein MDTDQQLTLKLFNWNTDFDMIVTLVYAKCDRSERIELWDSMYNLASDMTLSWLVGGDFNVIVEEEEKYGGLPVTLNEVEDFRNCIQSCNLSDLGYKGSIFTWWNGRAADEYFLQLVKDNWQTDVVANSFMTFNVKLKKLKKVLSQWSKIAYGDFFQNITNLEEVIKAHEALFEADPSNTNREKLQKVQAEMTRALHIEEEYWKQKSGMTWFQEGDKYSKFFHAHVKGRRKRLQLKRI